One Candidatus Tanganyikabacteria bacterium genomic window, GGGCCGCGGCATCAAGCGGCTCGACATCATGCACGTCGCGTGGCCCCAGCCGGCGCCCAAGGGGCCAGAGCCCGCGCCGCAGCCGCAGCCGGCCTCCCGCCACCACGCAGCCGTACCCTTCAAGCGCCTCTACACCGAGGATGCCCTGGCCGCGAGGCGCAACTGGGCGGCCGAGCAGACCGGCGCCGATCTGCGCGTCCTGGGCGCCGACCGGGCGCCGCGGGCCGACCTCTTCAAGGGCAACATCGAGAGCCACATCGGCTTCGTGCAGGTGCCCATCGGCGTCGCCGGGCCCTTGCTGGTCGCCGGGGAGCACGCCAAGGGCGTGTTCTACGTGCCGATGGCCACGACCGAGGGCGCCCTGGTCGCGTCGCTCACGCGCGGGATGCGCGCGGTGTCCGAGTCGGGCGGCGCCAAGGTTCGGGTCGTGAGCGACCAGATGATGCGCGCCCCGATGTTCACCTTCGAGTCCCTCACCGAGGCCGTCGAGTTCGTGGGGTGGATCCGCAAGCGCGACGTCCAGCTCAAGAGCATCGCCAACAGCCAATCCAGGGTCGGTCGCCTCCTCGACATCAACCCGGTGATCCTCGGAGATTCGGTCTGCCTGCAGCTCTCCTACTACACCGGCGACGCTTACGGGGCCAACATGGTCATGAAGTGCAGCTGGGCGCTGTGCCACTGGGCCTTGCTCGAGTTCCCCCGCGAGACGGGCATCCGCTTCCTGGACTGGTACGTCGACTCGCAGCTAGGGGCCGAGAAGAAGGTCAACGCGATGACCTACACGACCAGCATGCGCGGCAAGCGGGTGGTCGCCGAGGTCCATCTCAAGCGCGACGTGATGAAGAGCGTCCTCAAGGTGAGCCCGGAGGATCTCTTCG contains:
- a CDS encoding hydroxymethylglutaryl-CoA reductase, with the protein product MAAGRKRARIRKVLKAWGRGIKRLDIMHVAWPQPAPKGPEPAPQPQPASRHHAAVPFKRLYTEDALAARRNWAAEQTGADLRVLGADRAPRADLFKGNIESHIGFVQVPIGVAGPLLVAGEHAKGVFYVPMATTEGALVASLTRGMRAVSESGGAKVRVVSDQMMRAPMFTFESLTEAVEFVGWIRKRDVQLKSIANSQSRVGRLLDINPVILGDSVCLQLSYYTGDAYGANMVMKCSWALCHWALLEFPRETGIRFLDWYVDSQLGAEKKVNAMTYTTSMRGKRVVAEVHLKRDVMKSVLKVSPEDLFEALVAGLAPTMAAGMLGCNVNFANVVAAIFTATGQDIATVPESCQGQISFRLTEGGMYFGALLPNLVVATIGGGTGLPSQKACLEMLGCVGSGKAKRLAEIVGAATMCLDISTYAAIAADHFVQAHEKLGRNRPRTGPLGLPPGILS